One window from the genome of Musa acuminata AAA Group cultivar baxijiao chromosome BXJ1-4, Cavendish_Baxijiao_AAA, whole genome shotgun sequence encodes:
- the LOC135672226 gene encoding transcription initiation factor TFIID subunit 8-like — protein sequence MAVAQICLSTGYTAAEPSALGALSDVAGRYILALGRSAAHIAAANGRTDANILDLVRAIEDLSAAHGFAGAADPTGPPLRSGALSGLMAFVQSVDEVPFPRPIRRDGNQETPGNQWTSFAAAGREPPFRHVPRWLPCFPEEQLGEEGKGIGTREEVEKERMAMVVTDGVGGGEGKKIVELPAERGRVRFRLSGKQKRRRRD from the coding sequence ATGGCCGTCGCCCAAATCTGCCTCTCAACCGGCTATACTGCCGCGGAGCCCTCCGCCCTTGGCGCGCTCTCCGACGTCGCCGGTCGTTACATCCTGGCTCTGGGTCGCTCCGCCGCCCACATCGCTGCTGCAAACGGCCGGACCGACGCTAACATCCTCGACCTCGTCCGGGCGATCGAGGACCTAAGCGCCGCACACGGCTTCGCCGGCGCCGCCGACCCGACAGGGCCGCCGCTGCGGTCAGGCGCGCTTAGTGGGCTCATGGCGTTCGTGCAGTCGGTAGACGAGGTCCCCTTCCCGAGGCCCATCCGGAGGGACGGTAATCAAGAAACACCAGGGAATCAATGGACGAGCTTCGCGGCGGCGGGGCGGGAGCCGCCATTCCGGCACGTGCCGCGGTGGTTGCCGTGCTTTCCGGAGGAGCAATTGGGAGAAGAAGGGAAAGGGATCGGAACGAGggaggaggtggagaaggagaggaTGGCGATGGTGGTGACGGACGGCGTCGGGGGAGGCGAAGGGAAGAAAATAGTGGAATTACCGGCCGAGAGGGGAAGGGTTAGGTTTCGACTCAGTGGTAAACAGAAGAGGAGACGGAGGGATTAG
- the LOC135671228 gene encoding probable inactive poly [ADP-ribose] polymerase SRO2 isoform X2, which yields MAGRPATGGFAGGDAMIKVDKDSDEFVIIQHRFYTNMGSTVPHCPLVELHRILYSTPTGRARLEAFNRQVDAMKQKHGGNPNERFAFYEASKRNVQRIINDGFDVSAAPEDFGYFGIALYLSPEPCAINSVMSATVDEKGLRHVLLCRVILGGAEEVVRGSGQSRPSSGNFDSAVDNHRSPTRYIIWYPDVQSRVLPLYVLSVEVDFRNRVLHQALVSRPTSPWMSIGDLLSALSARLPHSTMCQLRRLHNDTMEKKITTEQMVRSIREITGDQMLLDAMRTILGRKQ from the exons ATGGCCGGAAGACCCGCGACGGGTGGGTTTGCGGGCGGTGATGCGATGATCAAAGTGGACAAGGACAGCGATGAATTCGTCATCATACAGCACCGGTTCTACACGAACATGGGTTCCACTGTGCCCCACTGTCCCTTGGTGGAGCTCCACCGTATTCTGTACTCCACGCCCACCGGAAGAGCACGACTGGAAGCCTTCAACCGTCAGGTGGACGCCATGAAACAGAAGCATGGCGGAAACCCTAACGAGAGGTTCGCATTCTATGAGGCTTCCAAGAGGAACGTGCAACGGATCATCAACGACGGGTTTGATGTGTCTGCGGCGCCCGAGGATTTTGGCTACTTCGGCATCGCCCTGTACCTCTCCCCTGAGCCATGTGCCATCAACAG CGTGATGTCTGCAACTGTTGATGAGAAAGGACTGAGGCATGTGCTGCTTTGTCGGGTGATCTTGGGCGGGGCAGAAGAAGTCGTGCGTGGCTCCGGACAATCTCGGCCCAGCTCCGGGAACTTCGACTCTGCCGTGGACAACCACAGATCTCCCACCAGATACATCATATGGTACCCTGATGTCCAGTCCCGTGTGCTGCCTTTGTACGTCCTCAGCGTGGAAGTGGACTTCCGTAACAGAGTTCTTCATCAAGCGCTTGTAAGCAGACCTACTTCACCATGGATGTCCATCGGAGACCTGCTATCCGCGCTGTCGGCGAGACTGCCTCACTCGACGATGTGCCAACTGAGGAGGTTGCACAACGATACGATG GAGAAGAAGATTACCACGGAACAAATGGTACGCAGCATCAGGGAGATCACGGGAGACCAGATGCTGCTTGATGCGATGAGAACCATTTTGGGAAG aaaGCAATAG
- the LOC135671228 gene encoding probable inactive poly [ADP-ribose] polymerase SRO2 isoform X1 — translation MAGRPATGGFAGGDAMIKVDKDSDEFVIIQHRFYTNMGSTVPHCPLVELHRILYSTPTGRARLEAFNRQVDAMKQKHGGNPNERFAFYEASKRNVQRIINDGFDVSAAPEDFGYFGIALYLSPEPCAINSVMSATVDEKGLRHVLLCRVILGGAEEVVRGSGQSRPSSGNFDSAVDNHRSPTRYIIWYPDVQSRVLPLYVLSVEVDFRNRVLHQALVSRPTSPWMSIGDLLSALSARLPHSTMCQLRRLHNDTMEKKITTEQMVRSIREITGDQMLLDAMRTILGRFGCFLCRLFLSSQTMH, via the exons ATGGCCGGAAGACCCGCGACGGGTGGGTTTGCGGGCGGTGATGCGATGATCAAAGTGGACAAGGACAGCGATGAATTCGTCATCATACAGCACCGGTTCTACACGAACATGGGTTCCACTGTGCCCCACTGTCCCTTGGTGGAGCTCCACCGTATTCTGTACTCCACGCCCACCGGAAGAGCACGACTGGAAGCCTTCAACCGTCAGGTGGACGCCATGAAACAGAAGCATGGCGGAAACCCTAACGAGAGGTTCGCATTCTATGAGGCTTCCAAGAGGAACGTGCAACGGATCATCAACGACGGGTTTGATGTGTCTGCGGCGCCCGAGGATTTTGGCTACTTCGGCATCGCCCTGTACCTCTCCCCTGAGCCATGTGCCATCAACAG CGTGATGTCTGCAACTGTTGATGAGAAAGGACTGAGGCATGTGCTGCTTTGTCGGGTGATCTTGGGCGGGGCAGAAGAAGTCGTGCGTGGCTCCGGACAATCTCGGCCCAGCTCCGGGAACTTCGACTCTGCCGTGGACAACCACAGATCTCCCACCAGATACATCATATGGTACCCTGATGTCCAGTCCCGTGTGCTGCCTTTGTACGTCCTCAGCGTGGAAGTGGACTTCCGTAACAGAGTTCTTCATCAAGCGCTTGTAAGCAGACCTACTTCACCATGGATGTCCATCGGAGACCTGCTATCCGCGCTGTCGGCGAGACTGCCTCACTCGACGATGTGCCAACTGAGGAGGTTGCACAACGATACGATG GAGAAGAAGATTACCACGGAACAAATGGTACGCAGCATCAGGGAGATCACGGGAGACCAGATGCTGCTTGATGCGATGAGAACCATTTTGGGAAGGTTTGGCTGCTTTCTGTGTCGGCTCTTCTTGTCTTCTCAAACCATGCACTAA